In one Synergistaceae bacterium genomic region, the following are encoded:
- a CDS encoding TAXI family TRAP transporter solute-binding subunit, with the protein MKKGTFRACALAVLLVLTISGAAAAEDVFVRIGTSSVGGGFYLIGSTIAQLGTQVMKDINFTAITGGSVKNCINLGKKEMELGMVQSSTVNDAWNGGNESFPEPIKSLRYVTAIYLMPAHILVNKEAGIKSLADFKGKRVDYGPVGGGIEVNSREFLSIYGIEDKDVNIQRFGRAEVEEALTVGDSQGHIWTTNAPNAQVDSMVRSGKVGLIGLEDDKLNELVQKFPHYAKAEIPAGTYSGYDQSIPVPAAVGSLLTYADMPDEVIYKITKMLHENNKFLAERLNYFAGFNLQMALSGMAVPLHPGAKKYYAEQGLIKE; encoded by the coding sequence ATGAAGAAGGGTACTTTCAGAGCGTGTGCATTGGCTGTTTTGCTGGTTCTGACCATTTCCGGCGCGGCGGCGGCGGAGGACGTCTTCGTGCGCATCGGGACGAGCAGCGTGGGCGGCGGCTTTTACCTGATCGGCAGCACCATCGCTCAACTCGGCACTCAGGTGATGAAGGACATCAACTTTACGGCTATCACCGGAGGCTCCGTCAAAAACTGCATCAACCTCGGTAAGAAGGAGATGGAGCTGGGGATGGTTCAGTCCTCCACGGTCAACGACGCATGGAACGGCGGCAACGAGTCCTTCCCTGAACCCATCAAAAGCCTGAGGTACGTTACCGCAATCTACCTCATGCCGGCCCACATCCTGGTCAATAAGGAAGCGGGGATCAAAAGCCTGGCGGACTTCAAAGGCAAGCGCGTGGATTACGGCCCCGTGGGCGGCGGTATCGAGGTCAACAGCCGCGAATTTCTGTCCATTTACGGCATCGAGGACAAAGACGTCAACATTCAGAGGTTCGGACGCGCGGAGGTCGAGGAGGCCCTTACGGTGGGCGACAGCCAGGGACATATCTGGACCACAAACGCCCCCAACGCCCAGGTGGACTCAATGGTCCGATCCGGAAAAGTGGGCCTGATCGGGCTTGAAGACGACAAGCTCAATGAACTGGTACAAAAATTCCCTCACTACGCCAAAGCGGAGATTCCCGCCGGAACGTACAGCGGTTATGACCAGAGCATTCCCGTCCCCGCGGCGGTGGGATCGCTTTTGACCTACGCCGATATGCCGGATGAGGTCATTTACAAAATCACGAAAATGCTCCACGAAAACAACAAATTTCTCGCGGAACGCCTGAACTATTTCGCCGGGTTCAACCTGCAGATGGCGCTTTCGGGAATGGCCGTCCCGCTGCATCCGGGGGCAAAGAAATATTACGCGGAACAGGGACTCATCAAAGAATAA
- a CDS encoding isocitrate lyase/PEP mutase family protein, whose protein sequence is MKKTTQLRAILDRKKATPAIGCHDVLSAKLIERAQFEIIQVSGFGLAATLLGLPDMAFLTYTEMMHITGNIIQSVNIPVMADADTGFGNAINAMRVTEQIILAGAAGMNIEDQVFPKRCGHIEGKTVVPAEEMVLKIKACKKVRDALDADFIINARTDAIAVAGIDEAIRRANAYAQAGADMIFVEAPRSREEIARAAKEIDCLISINLFDLVEGGKTPLIPLDELAAMGVARVSVPTGTTFAAMRGIQNYLEAIRGGRLATGRKDLVADFDEFKEVVGVPQFRNLEKEFLPEFIN, encoded by the coding sequence ATGAAAAAAACGACCCAGCTTCGCGCCATTCTCGACAGAAAAAAGGCAACACCCGCTATTGGATGCCACGACGTTCTATCGGCGAAACTCATCGAAAGAGCCCAATTCGAGATCATCCAGGTCAGCGGTTTCGGCCTAGCGGCCACGCTGCTGGGCCTTCCGGATATGGCATTTCTGACGTATACCGAAATGATGCATATCACCGGCAACATCATCCAATCGGTGAACATCCCCGTCATGGCCGACGCGGACACCGGATTCGGCAACGCCATCAACGCCATGCGCGTGACGGAACAGATCATCCTGGCGGGGGCCGCCGGAATGAACATCGAAGATCAGGTTTTCCCGAAGCGCTGCGGACACATTGAGGGCAAAACCGTCGTTCCCGCCGAAGAAATGGTGCTCAAAATCAAAGCCTGCAAAAAAGTTCGCGACGCTCTCGACGCGGACTTCATCATCAACGCCCGAACCGACGCCATCGCCGTGGCGGGAATCGACGAGGCCATCCGGCGGGCCAACGCCTACGCTCAGGCGGGCGCCGACATGATTTTCGTCGAGGCCCCCCGCAGCCGGGAAGAGATCGCCCGGGCCGCGAAAGAAATCGACTGTCTGATCAGCATCAACCTCTTCGACCTGGTGGAGGGCGGGAAGACACCTCTCATTCCTCTTGATGAGCTCGCCGCCATGGGCGTGGCCCGGGTCAGCGTCCCCACGGGCACCACCTTCGCCGCCATGCGGGGAATCCAGAACTACCTGGAGGCCATCCGGGGCGGACGCCTGGCCACCGGACGCAAAGACCTGGTGGCGGACTTCGACGAGTTCAAGGAAGTCGTCGGCGTTCCTCAGTTCAGAAATCTGGAAAAAGAGTTTCTTCCGGAGTTCATTAATTGA
- a CDS encoding IclR family transcriptional regulator: protein MKIAREDGTSSLRKAIGVLKCFSEERRELSMTDVAHALALPPATAARILGALVEEGLLERDERSKRYQLGIQCLRMGKIANLSGTLRVCARPFMEKLRDRFDETVNLYVREGRVRICYAQCETTSTLRRSIPLGSRFPLAAGAAGRCLLAWMPPEFIREVMEDLSPFTENTVTERARFLELLEETKRNLFTISRAERERGVLAIASPVFDAPGSVRASLSIAGPASRFTDAIIEEMIVMLKQVAVEFSELLSSGKKAEGER, encoded by the coding sequence ATGAAAATAGCGAGGGAGGACGGCACGTCTTCGCTGAGAAAGGCGATTGGCGTGCTGAAGTGTTTTTCCGAGGAACGCAGGGAGCTTTCGATGACGGACGTGGCCCATGCTCTGGCCCTGCCTCCCGCCACCGCCGCCAGAATCCTCGGCGCGCTGGTCGAAGAGGGTCTTTTGGAGCGGGATGAGCGCAGCAAACGGTATCAGTTGGGCATACAGTGTCTGCGTATGGGAAAGATTGCGAACCTTTCCGGCACATTACGCGTCTGCGCCCGGCCTTTTATGGAAAAATTGCGGGACCGGTTCGACGAAACGGTCAATTTATACGTAAGGGAAGGTCGGGTTCGGATTTGTTACGCCCAGTGCGAGACCACCTCGACGCTGCGGCGGTCCATCCCCCTGGGATCGAGGTTTCCCCTTGCGGCCGGGGCGGCGGGGCGCTGCCTTCTGGCCTGGATGCCGCCGGAGTTCATTCGCGAGGTCATGGAGGATTTGTCTCCCTTCACTGAAAACACGGTGACGGAGAGAGCGCGTTTTCTGGAGCTTTTGGAGGAGACGAAGCGCAATCTCTTCACGATCAGCCGAGCGGAGAGAGAAAGGGGCGTCCTTGCCATCGCCTCTCCCGTTTTCGACGCGCCGGGTTCCGTTCGCGCCAGCCTGAGCATTGCGGGGCCGGCCAGCCGCTTCACGGATGCGATTATCGAAGAAATGATCGTCATGCTGAAGCAGGTCGCCGTCGAATTTTCTGAGCTTCTCTCCAGTGGGAAAAAAGCGGAGGGCGAAAGGTAA